From the Salinimicrobium tongyeongense genome, one window contains:
- the pruA gene encoding L-glutamate gamma-semialdehyde dehydrogenase, with product MGKGVFQVPQAVNEPVKSYAPGTPERDAVLKAYKELYNSKVEVPLYIGGEEIKTGDTAPMNPPHDHQHHLGDYHKASKEHVEKAIKSALEAREKWANLEWEQRAAVFLKAAELIAGPYRYKINAATMIGQSKNIFQAEIDSACELIDFLRFNVEYMTRIYEEQPESSSEAWNRLEYRPLEGFVYAVTPFNFTAIAGNLPSAPALMGNVAVWKPSDSQVYSARVIMEVFKEAGLPDGVINMVMGDPKMISDTILENRDFAGLHFTGSTTVFKNLWKQIGENIHNYRSYPRIVGETGGKDFIIAHPSAKPKQVATAISRGAFEFQGQKCSAASRVYLPKSMWEEVKSYVVEDVKSFKMGSPEDMSNFITAVIHEASFDKLAKFIDAAKNDSDAEIVVGGNYDKSKGWFVEPTVILTNDPKYSTMCTELFGPVVTVYLYEDEKWNDTLKLVDDNEYALTGAILSQDRYAAAEATKALQNAAGNFYINDKPTGAVVGQQPFGGARGSGTNDKAGSILNLYRWISPRTIKETFVPPTDYRYPFLGE from the coding sequence ATGGGAAAAGGTGTATTCCAGGTTCCGCAGGCAGTAAATGAACCCGTAAAGTCATATGCCCCGGGAACACCCGAAAGAGATGCCGTTTTAAAGGCTTATAAAGAATTGTACAACAGCAAGGTAGAGGTTCCACTTTATATTGGTGGCGAAGAGATCAAGACGGGAGATACAGCCCCAATGAATCCGCCGCACGACCATCAACATCACCTTGGCGACTACCATAAAGCTTCAAAAGAGCATGTGGAAAAGGCCATAAAATCTGCTCTTGAAGCCCGCGAAAAATGGGCAAACCTTGAATGGGAACAAAGGGCTGCCGTATTTTTGAAAGCTGCCGAACTTATTGCCGGGCCTTACCGTTACAAGATCAATGCTGCTACCATGATTGGGCAGTCAAAAAATATTTTTCAGGCTGAAATTGATTCGGCCTGTGAGCTTATAGATTTTCTGCGTTTTAACGTGGAGTACATGACCCGCATTTACGAAGAGCAGCCAGAGTCTTCTTCGGAAGCCTGGAACCGGCTTGAATACCGCCCGCTTGAAGGTTTTGTGTATGCGGTAACCCCGTTCAACTTTACGGCTATTGCCGGTAACCTGCCTTCGGCCCCTGCTTTAATGGGAAATGTTGCCGTTTGGAAGCCAAGTGACTCGCAGGTGTATTCGGCCCGGGTGATCATGGAAGTTTTTAAAGAAGCAGGACTGCCGGACGGAGTAATCAACATGGTGATGGGAGATCCAAAAATGATCTCTGACACTATTCTTGAGAACAGGGATTTTGCCGGACTTCATTTTACCGGAAGCACCACGGTGTTCAAGAACCTTTGGAAACAAATAGGAGAAAATATACATAACTACAGATCTTACCCTCGAATTGTAGGTGAAACCGGCGGTAAAGATTTCATCATCGCCCACCCAAGTGCAAAACCAAAGCAGGTTGCAACCGCAATTTCGCGTGGGGCATTCGAATTCCAGGGGCAAAAATGTAGCGCTGCTTCAAGAGTGTATCTTCCAAAGAGCATGTGGGAAGAAGTGAAATCTTATGTAGTTGAAGATGTAAAGTCTTTCAAAATGGGATCTCCCGAAGATATGAGCAACTTCATTACAGCAGTGATTCACGAAGCTTCATTTGATAAACTGGCCAAATTCATTGATGCCGCCAAAAATGACAGTGATGCAGAAATCGTAGTGGGCGGAAATTACGACAAATCTAAAGGATGGTTTGTTGAACCTACTGTTATTCTTACTAATGATCCTAAATACAGCACAATGTGCACCGAGTTGTTTGGACCTGTAGTGACTGTGTATCTCTACGAAGATGAAAAGTGGAATGACACCCTGAAGTTGGTAGATGACAATGAATATGCCCTTACCGGAGCTATTCTTTCTCAAGACCGTTACGCAGCTGCCGAAGCTACAAAAGCTTTACAAAATGCTGCCGGAAACTTCTATATCAACGACAAACCTACCGGTGCCGTGGTTGGACAACAACCTTTTGGAGGTGCGCGTGGTAGTGGAACTAATGACAAAGCCGGTTCAATCCTGAACCTTTATCGATGGATTTCGCCAAGAACCATTAAGGAAACATTTGTTCCCCCTACAGATTACAGGTATCCATTCCTGGGAGAATAG
- a CDS encoding type IX secretion system plug protein translates to MKSILPLSIFLLFGFFSAAQNVETAPPNYIRTVIFTGAGDYSGVPIVQLGEPLLLTFDDLVGDEANYYYTIEHFNYDWTPSELLKNEYLEGFDNVRITNYENSFNTLQLYSHYELRIPNDNTRALKVSGNYLIKIFNDNKELVFSRKFIVYEPLTRVQVTVRKAGEVRNIQTKQVVNFEVDSPEFIIRNPQQSVWAVILQNNNLKTAIYNIRPQYHIGTSLIYKYDDLTSFWAGNEYLSFDSKDLRAATVKIRYIELNDLYHHYLFQDPIRAFQPYTYNPDINGKFLVNKFEALEDDIEAGYVWTHFALAAPQPLEGGEVHLYGEFNNFVLDESTKLEYNPNTGAYETARLFKQGYYDYKYVFLRKDGILDEGFISGNFVSTENNYTVLIYYLPPGGRFTRVIGMGSATSLNISN, encoded by the coding sequence ATGAAGTCAATTTTACCCCTCTCTATATTTCTCCTCTTCGGATTTTTTTCTGCTGCACAAAACGTAGAAACCGCACCGCCCAATTACATACGTACCGTTATCTTCACGGGCGCCGGTGATTACAGCGGAGTTCCCATCGTGCAACTGGGCGAGCCACTGCTGCTCACCTTTGACGATCTCGTGGGGGATGAGGCCAATTATTACTACACCATTGAGCATTTTAACTACGATTGGACACCTTCAGAATTACTTAAAAATGAATATCTGGAAGGTTTTGACAATGTGCGCATCACCAATTACGAGAACTCGTTCAACACGCTCCAGCTTTACTCGCATTACGAGTTGCGCATTCCCAACGACAACACCCGCGCGCTCAAAGTTAGCGGCAACTATCTCATCAAGATATTTAACGACAATAAGGAGCTGGTGTTCTCCCGAAAATTCATTGTTTACGAGCCCCTAACAAGGGTACAGGTGACAGTGAGAAAGGCTGGTGAAGTAAGAAATATCCAGACCAAACAGGTGGTGAATTTTGAAGTAGACTCTCCCGAGTTCATCATTCGCAACCCACAACAATCGGTTTGGGCGGTTATTTTGCAAAACAACAATCTCAAGACCGCCATTTATAACATACGCCCGCAGTACCACATTGGCACTAGCCTCATTTACAAGTACGATGACCTCACCTCTTTCTGGGCCGGCAACGAATACCTTAGCTTTGACAGTAAAGATCTTAGGGCCGCCACAGTTAAGATAAGATACATTGAGCTGAACGATTTGTACCATCACTACCTTTTTCAGGATCCCATAAGGGCATTCCAACCCTATACTTACAATCCGGATATTAACGGAAAGTTCCTGGTAAACAAATTTGAAGCGCTTGAAGACGATATTGAGGCCGGTTATGTGTGGACCCATTTTGCCCTAGCGGCACCCCAACCTCTGGAAGGTGGCGAGGTACACCTTTACGGCGAATTCAATAATTTTGTGCTTGATGAAAGTACAAAGCTCGAATACAACCCCAACACCGGTGCTTATGAAACGGCACGTCTCTTCAAACAGGGATACTACGATTATAAATATGTATTTCTTCGGAAGGATGGCATTCTTGATGAAGGTTTTATAAGCGGAAATTTTGTTAGCACAGAGAACAATTATACCGTGCTGATCTATTACCTGCCTCCCGGCGGAAGGTTTACCAGGGTTATAGGAATGGGCTCAGCTACCTCATTAAACATCAGCAATTAA
- a CDS encoding Na(+)-translocating NADH-quinone reductase subunit A: MSNDIRIKRGLTLRLKGEADKTLVDAPRSKTYAVKPPDFHSVIPKMVVKEGAKVKVGDELFFSKYTDQIRFTSPVSGTVKEIVRGEKRRILEVVIEADASDEFREFGTLDPLNADAEAVKNRILESGSWAFMNQRPYDIPADPADTPKAIFVSAMNTAPLSADVEFILKDRLEAFQAGLNALTRLTPGKVHVSVDGKGSGALKGLKNVEIHNVFGPHPAANVGVQIHKIDPINMGDRVWTVKPEDVANIGDLFLTGKFTPVRTVAVCGSEAKDRKYFKARIGAAVKDFTGLVDEKNVRVISGDVLTGEQVNTGQYIGFFPNELTLIPEGNKYRMFGWLPFTYNNIPSNSRTSLSWMFPNKKFEVNTNLHGEERALVVTGEMEEVMPMDIFPMQLLKACMAADIEKMENLGIYEVAPEDFALVDYVNTSKLEAQEIIRLGLDLMITEVG; encoded by the coding sequence ATGTCCAACGACATTAGAATTAAAAGAGGGCTTACGCTTCGCCTTAAGGGTGAGGCCGACAAAACCCTTGTTGACGCACCCCGCTCCAAAACCTATGCTGTAAAACCACCCGATTTTCATTCGGTAATACCAAAGATGGTGGTGAAAGAGGGTGCAAAAGTAAAGGTGGGTGATGAACTTTTCTTTTCTAAATACACCGATCAAATTCGTTTCACTTCTCCTGTTAGTGGTACTGTAAAGGAGATTGTAAGAGGAGAGAAGCGCCGCATTCTTGAGGTGGTCATCGAGGCCGATGCTTCGGATGAATTCCGGGAATTTGGAACACTCGATCCGTTAAATGCTGATGCTGAAGCCGTAAAGAACCGCATCCTCGAAAGTGGGAGCTGGGCTTTTATGAATCAGCGGCCTTACGATATCCCGGCAGACCCGGCAGATACCCCAAAAGCTATCTTTGTTTCGGCAATGAACACTGCGCCGCTTTCTGCAGATGTGGAGTTTATTCTGAAAGATCGCCTAGAGGCTTTCCAGGCAGGGCTTAATGCGCTAACCAGGTTAACTCCCGGGAAGGTGCATGTTTCTGTAGATGGAAAAGGCAGTGGGGCTTTAAAGGGTCTCAAAAATGTTGAAATTCACAATGTTTTTGGTCCGCACCCGGCAGCCAATGTTGGGGTGCAAATCCATAAGATCGACCCAATCAACATGGGCGATCGCGTATGGACTGTCAAGCCTGAAGATGTTGCCAATATTGGGGATCTTTTTCTTACAGGTAAATTTACTCCCGTACGCACAGTAGCTGTTTGTGGAAGTGAGGCAAAAGACAGAAAGTATTTTAAAGCCAGAATTGGGGCTGCTGTAAAAGATTTTACAGGTTTGGTAGATGAGAAGAATGTAAGGGTGATCTCGGGAGATGTTCTTACAGGAGAGCAGGTGAATACCGGGCAGTATATCGGCTTTTTCCCAAATGAGCTCACTTTGATACCTGAGGGTAACAAATACCGCATGTTTGGATGGTTGCCGTTCACTTACAATAACATTCCTTCTAACTCCCGTACTTCCCTAAGCTGGATGTTCCCGAATAAGAAATTCGAAGTGAACACCAACCTGCACGGAGAAGAGAGGGCACTGGTAGTTACGGGTGAGATGGAAGAAGTGATGCCAATGGATATTTTCCCTATGCAGCTGTTAAAAGCCTGTATGGCGGCAGATATTGAAAAAATGGAAAATCTTGGGATCTATGAAGTGGCTCCCGAAGATTTTGCACTTGTAGATTATGTGAACACTTCAAAATTAGAGGCGCAAGAAATAATACGCTTAGGGCTGGATCTCATGATCACCGAAGTTGGATAA
- a CDS encoding NRDE family protein, protein MCTVTILPLKGQNSFVLTSNRDEAPGRKTLPPKLYNVKGLKMAFPKDVLAGGTWLGLSEQKRVICLLNGAFKKHERKLPYGKSRGVVVKDLLAAEDFTEAVEKYDLSEVEPFTIVAADWQKELFFAEFVWDGTKKHYKKLPLKPHIWSSSPLYTSEMKELREEWFLKLQQEQALTPKTLLNFHFSAGKGDSDKGVIIDRGFVKTKSISQIAIFEGKGFFYYKDLEAMEESRLDLEV, encoded by the coding sequence ATGTGCACGGTGACTATTCTGCCTCTAAAAGGCCAAAATTCGTTCGTTCTTACCTCCAACCGCGATGAAGCCCCGGGCAGGAAAACCCTGCCGCCAAAGCTGTACAATGTTAAAGGCTTAAAAATGGCATTTCCAAAAGATGTTTTGGCCGGCGGCACCTGGCTGGGTTTAAGTGAACAGAAGCGGGTAATTTGTCTGCTGAATGGTGCCTTTAAAAAGCATGAACGAAAACTGCCTTACGGCAAAAGCAGGGGAGTGGTAGTAAAAGATCTTCTGGCTGCTGAAGATTTTACTGAAGCTGTTGAAAAATACGACCTTTCTGAAGTTGAACCTTTCACCATTGTAGCAGCCGACTGGCAAAAAGAGCTCTTTTTTGCTGAATTTGTTTGGGATGGCACTAAAAAACACTATAAAAAGTTACCCCTGAAGCCTCACATCTGGTCATCTAGCCCGCTGTACACTTCAGAAATGAAAGAACTACGGGAAGAATGGTTTTTAAAACTTCAGCAGGAACAGGCACTCACTCCCAAAACGCTCCTGAATTTCCACTTTTCAGCAGGAAAAGGAGACAGTGACAAAGGGGTGATTATAGACCGGGGTTTTGTGAAGACCAAAAGTATCTCCCAAATTGCCATTTTTGAAGGGAAAGGATTTTTTTATTACAAAGACCTGGAGGCGATGGAGGAATCCAGGCTCGATTTAGAGGTTTAG
- a CDS encoding NADH:ubiquinone reductase (Na(+)-transporting) subunit B has translation MEWIRQKLDKFKEPFAKGKKLEKYSPAINALDTFLFTPNHTTRKGAHVRDAVDLKRVMITVVIALLPVLLFSMWNVGYQYLKQIQPEVDFWDAFGHGALEILPMIVVSYAVGLGIEFAFAIFRGHEVNEGYLVTGLLIPMIMPVGLPLWMLAISVVFAVIIGKEAFGGTGMNILNPALTARAFAFFAYPTYMSGNQVWVMNASQVDGVSGETILGTLAAGQPVEYTTMDMFWGMIPGSVSETSAALCLLGALFLIFTKVGSWRIMLSAVLGASVMGLIFNALPAMGLEGNALTNFPWYNHLVAGGLAFGIVYMATDPVSAAQTYKGKWIYGFLIGFLSVMIRVFNPAYPEGVMLAILLMNVFAPTIDHYVIQGNIKRRVKRKAAGINKQVETVV, from the coding sequence ATGGAATGGATTAGACAAAAATTAGATAAATTTAAGGAGCCCTTTGCTAAGGGTAAAAAACTTGAAAAGTATTCTCCTGCCATTAACGCGCTGGATACTTTTCTCTTTACTCCAAATCACACTACAAGAAAAGGTGCCCATGTTAGGGATGCGGTAGATTTAAAGAGGGTGATGATCACTGTGGTGATCGCCCTGCTGCCTGTACTGCTCTTTAGTATGTGGAACGTGGGTTATCAGTACCTCAAACAAATTCAGCCTGAAGTTGACTTCTGGGATGCATTTGGTCACGGGGCACTTGAAATACTGCCAATGATTGTGGTCTCTTATGCGGTAGGGCTTGGAATTGAGTTTGCTTTTGCCATTTTTAGAGGGCACGAGGTGAACGAAGGTTACCTGGTAACGGGGCTTTTAATTCCGATGATCATGCCTGTAGGTCTTCCGCTTTGGATGCTGGCAATTTCGGTAGTTTTTGCTGTAATTATTGGAAAAGAAGCTTTTGGGGGAACCGGGATGAATATCCTTAACCCCGCCCTTACAGCACGGGCTTTTGCCTTCTTTGCGTATCCTACTTATATGTCGGGTAACCAGGTGTGGGTAATGAACGCTTCCCAGGTAGACGGGGTTTCGGGAGAAACGATTTTAGGAACCCTTGCTGCCGGTCAGCCGGTTGAGTATACCACAATGGATATGTTCTGGGGAATGATCCCTGGTTCAGTTTCTGAGACTTCAGCAGCATTGTGTCTTTTAGGAGCTCTCTTCCTCATATTCACTAAAGTGGGTAGCTGGAGGATCATGCTAAGTGCAGTGTTGGGAGCTTCAGTAATGGGCTTGATCTTTAACGCTCTTCCAGCTATGGGGCTTGAAGGGAATGCTCTTACCAACTTCCCATGGTACAATCACCTGGTAGCCGGAGGGCTGGCTTTCGGGATTGTTTATATGGCAACCGATCCTGTTTCGGCGGCACAAACCTACAAAGGGAAGTGGATCTATGGATTCCTGATCGGTTTCTTGTCGGTGATGATCAGGGTATTCAACCCTGCATATCCTGAAGGAGTGATGCTGGCAATTCTTTTAATGAACGTATTTGCTCCAACTATAGATCACTACGTGATTCAGGGTAACATCAAACGCCGTGTGAAAAGAAAAGCAGCAGGTATTAACAAACAAGTTGAAACTGTAGTATAG
- the apaG gene encoding Co2+/Mg2+ efflux protein ApaG, whose translation MIQQITRGIKISIETNFEGTFYKNYRVHFAFGYQVTIENQSKDSVQLSSRFWKIKDALNRTEIVEGEGVIGKKPVLKPGESHTYKSGCLLTSPFGAMSGFYSMINFTSSRKFRVAIPSFKLSAPFALN comes from the coding sequence ATGATTCAACAAATTACCAGAGGCATAAAAATCTCTATAGAAACAAATTTTGAAGGGACCTTTTATAAAAATTACCGGGTCCACTTTGCCTTTGGCTATCAGGTAACCATAGAAAATCAAAGCAAGGATTCCGTGCAACTAAGCTCCAGGTTCTGGAAGATAAAAGATGCCCTCAACCGCACTGAAATCGTGGAAGGAGAAGGCGTTATTGGGAAAAAGCCAGTTTTAAAACCGGGAGAATCCCACACCTACAAAAGCGGATGCTTACTCACCTCCCCCTTTGGAGCCATGAGCGGCTTTTACAGCATGATCAACTTTACCTCCTCCAGGAAGTTCAGGGTTGCCATTCCATCTTTTAAGCTAAGTGCCCCTTTTGCACTGAATTAA
- a CDS encoding DUF3667 domain-containing protein has protein sequence MNEGQNLPKIYKERHKLKYRSTECLNCHHPLDISDQFCPNCSQLNSTKKLSFNDFFNEFFAGIFAYDSRFYRTLGALLFKPGKISKDYIQGKRVRYANPYRFYLSASIIFFLLWSVTHEIESPVNLNLDGNAAEQREVDSILTAQGIENQPLEAFLPSNDSVSTHEYIAEKDLDTMSFFNARIKQWQVFSDHYEATGMRNSEVALDSLNYSNSRFNQWFYRKTVNFKIFSSDANLFWNYFYSKLPFIIFFYLPVFALFIWLLYLRRPFTYMEHLIFTFHNQTTWFVLFGIAVGINTLFSSKIATDAAMLIFAFYLYKAFRKFYGQGRVKTLIKFIIINIIFFTLALLAFIFSVLASFAIY, from the coding sequence ATGAACGAGGGTCAAAATTTACCAAAGATCTACAAGGAGCGGCACAAACTGAAGTACCGCAGCACAGAATGCCTAAACTGCCATCACCCTCTTGATATAAGCGACCAGTTCTGTCCAAATTGCAGCCAGCTTAACAGCACCAAAAAGCTGTCATTTAACGATTTTTTCAACGAATTTTTTGCCGGAATTTTTGCTTATGATTCCCGGTTTTACAGAACGCTGGGAGCCCTGCTTTTTAAACCCGGGAAAATTTCTAAAGATTACATTCAGGGAAAAAGGGTGCGTTATGCCAACCCTTACCGGTTCTACCTTAGCGCATCCATCATTTTTTTCCTGCTTTGGAGTGTCACCCACGAAATTGAATCCCCCGTGAACCTCAACCTCGATGGCAATGCTGCAGAACAAAGGGAAGTTGATTCCATTTTAACCGCCCAGGGTATAGAAAATCAGCCCTTAGAAGCCTTTCTTCCTTCCAACGACAGCGTCTCAACCCATGAATATATTGCGGAAAAAGACCTGGACACCATGAGCTTTTTTAATGCCCGAATAAAGCAATGGCAGGTATTTTCAGATCATTACGAAGCTACCGGGATGAGAAATTCCGAAGTTGCTCTAGACAGCCTCAACTACTCCAATTCCCGTTTCAATCAATGGTTTTACAGGAAAACCGTGAACTTTAAAATTTTCAGTTCAGACGCTAACCTGTTCTGGAACTATTTTTACAGCAAGCTGCCGTTCATCATTTTCTTTTACCTGCCGGTGTTTGCCCTCTTTATCTGGCTGCTTTATTTGCGAAGGCCCTTCACCTACATGGAACATCTCATCTTTACCTTCCACAACCAAACCACCTGGTTTGTGCTGTTTGGGATAGCAGTGGGAATAAATACCCTCTTCAGCAGTAAAATTGCCACCGATGCTGCCATGCTCATCTTCGCTTTTTACCTCTATAAAGCTTTTAGAAAATTCTACGGGCAGGGAAGAGTTAAAACGTTGATAAAGTTTATTATAATAAATATTATATTCTTTACTTTAGCCTTATTAGCATTCATATTTTCGGTGCTGGCTTCATTTGCGATCTACTAG